From Bacteroidales bacterium, the proteins below share one genomic window:
- a CDS encoding M28 family peptidase, with protein sequence MKRFLLLLAFSYLIFPLFADELVLIRIRDHQKLEALSNDGRLTLNYSGQGFVIATLHQSFENDYILLEPTAWEKGQAYFLIIAQEGNNREYRSQVENMATILFQDPEIMFIKANEQQLQQLEPPVNGSLTRILNHKVTLPKETKMQASAGKSTDPFIVARMAEVNTTLIQSNIQHLQDYGTRNAYTAQSVQAQNWIKLQFENMGLSTTLFDFTMPSGSASDNVIATKTGTLYPNEYVVIGGHYDSYTGSSSAPGADDNASGTCGVLEVARILAPYTFDRTIIFCAFSGEEYGLYGSAAYATYCDNLNMDIIGYLNMDMVGYLEPSGSIHTDMIAPTSAQWLVDFYTTVVSLYLPTFTVTPGTLTGGDSDHTSFNNHGYMGIFPFEDSQNYSPYIHTANDVMGTSVNSMEQVGVFTKAMVATTISLANLVPPQAVRIHGTVTDFVTGAPIAGATVQVVNTSITPAVTNAAGGYTFINVETGFQTLRVSKIGYATVQQTVTITTTDTIFNFQLQESPAWSFETGVFESFWTFAGNSPWTISTEAPYDGLYCSKSGVIDHSQSSEMSLPLNVTSAGYISFFRKVSSESGYDYLKFYIDGVQQGQWSGTVAWGEVNYAVTAGLHTFKWVYSKDGSAVSGSDCAWVDYIIFPPYGPIPEPANIVVNPSLFNISVGLNGVHNDGLMITNTGESDLTFTATVEYSASPGKSSATVYPLNANYNTGSTTSSAFTETSLVKGYPTTQAGWMKFDVSSIPDGSTINSVEFHGYVNATNYPYWNINPVTANPLTATPSALYTDIMAESAAGYYLYRSETSTYAPGWKTHILGGAVNANLQSALSQDGFTIGIMDRDNSSTYFIGFDGWNQANKPYLVVDYTYVPAYTWLKVNGLGTTSGTILPGNNLQIPVDFDASSLAAGTYTANIRISSNDPDQSIILIPCTLTISADRNLQISLFLEELYQGGGLMRKAQDASGDHFNGTVADQVNIELHDALDYSNIVYTAGNVDLNTNGTLNLQIPAIHSGSYFITVKHRNSIETTTSSPVNFSGSTIIYDFSTAITQAYGNNLLLSGGKFLLYGGDVNQDGNVDSGDVIVLLNDASAFTNGYISSDVNGDGLIDASDMIIVDNNASRLIQAILP encoded by the coding sequence ATGAAAAGATTTCTACTTCTCCTGGCTTTCAGCTATTTAATTTTCCCACTTTTTGCAGATGAACTGGTGCTTATCAGGATCAGGGATCATCAGAAACTTGAAGCACTCAGCAACGATGGCCGGCTTACCTTAAACTATTCTGGTCAGGGGTTTGTAATTGCCACACTTCATCAATCCTTTGAAAACGATTACATCTTACTTGAACCTACCGCATGGGAAAAGGGACAGGCCTACTTCCTCATCATTGCTCAGGAAGGCAATAACCGGGAGTACCGAAGCCAGGTAGAAAACATGGCAACCATTTTATTCCAGGATCCTGAAATAATGTTCATAAAAGCAAATGAACAACAGTTGCAGCAGTTGGAACCCCCTGTAAATGGGAGTCTGACCAGGATATTGAACCATAAGGTGACTCTTCCAAAAGAAACCAAAATGCAGGCATCAGCTGGTAAATCAACTGATCCATTCATTGTTGCCCGCATGGCTGAGGTGAATACCACCCTGATTCAGTCGAATATCCAACACCTGCAGGATTACGGGACCCGGAATGCCTATACGGCCCAATCGGTGCAAGCTCAGAACTGGATCAAGTTACAATTCGAAAATATGGGACTTAGCACTACCCTCTTCGATTTTACTATGCCCTCAGGCAGTGCCAGTGATAATGTAATCGCTACAAAAACCGGTACCCTTTATCCCAATGAATATGTGGTGATTGGCGGACATTACGATTCCTATACCGGTTCGAGCAGTGCCCCTGGTGCTGATGATAATGCAAGTGGAACCTGCGGAGTGCTGGAGGTTGCAAGGATCTTAGCCCCTTACACTTTCGACCGCACCATCATTTTCTGTGCTTTCTCGGGAGAAGAATATGGCCTTTATGGCAGTGCAGCTTATGCAACCTATTGTGACAATCTCAACATGGATATCATCGGTTACCTCAACATGGATATGGTAGGCTATCTTGAACCTTCCGGAAGCATCCATACCGACATGATTGCGCCTACCTCAGCACAATGGCTGGTTGATTTTTATACTACTGTTGTAAGTCTTTACCTGCCCACATTTACAGTCACTCCGGGAACCCTGACCGGAGGGGATAGCGACCATACCTCTTTCAACAACCATGGATATATGGGGATCTTTCCGTTTGAAGATAGCCAGAACTATAGTCCATACATACATACCGCCAATGATGTGATGGGAACCAGTGTGAATAGTATGGAGCAAGTAGGCGTTTTTACAAAGGCCATGGTAGCTACAACCATCAGCCTTGCCAACCTGGTGCCTCCACAGGCTGTTAGAATTCACGGGACAGTCACGGATTTCGTAACAGGCGCTCCTATCGCGGGAGCCACTGTTCAGGTGGTAAATACTTCCATTACTCCGGCGGTAACAAATGCAGCAGGAGGGTATACCTTTATCAATGTTGAAACCGGTTTCCAGACATTGCGTGTGAGTAAAATCGGTTATGCAACTGTGCAACAAACCGTTACAATTACTACTACAGATACAATTTTTAATTTCCAGTTACAGGAAAGCCCTGCCTGGAGTTTTGAAACCGGGGTTTTTGAATCCTTCTGGACTTTCGCAGGAAATTCCCCATGGACCATTTCAACAGAAGCACCCTATGATGGGCTTTATTGCTCAAAATCAGGTGTGATTGATCACAGCCAGTCGTCGGAAATGAGCCTACCGCTGAATGTCACATCAGCAGGCTATATATCATTTTTCAGGAAAGTTTCTTCCGAAAGCGGGTACGACTACCTAAAGTTTTATATCGATGGGGTGCAGCAGGGACAATGGTCGGGGACGGTAGCCTGGGGAGAAGTAAATTATGCCGTAACTGCAGGTTTACATACCTTCAAGTGGGTTTATTCAAAAGATGGTTCAGCAGTATCAGGCAGTGATTGTGCCTGGGTTGATTATATCATTTTCCCACCTTATGGACCCATTCCCGAACCTGCAAATATCGTGGTAAATCCCTCGCTGTTCAATATCAGTGTAGGATTAAACGGTGTGCATAATGACGGCCTCATGATTACCAATACAGGGGAATCCGACCTTACCTTCACTGCCACGGTTGAATACAGTGCTTCTCCCGGTAAATCATCGGCAACGGTTTATCCCTTAAATGCCAATTACAATACCGGGTCTACAACCAGTTCTGCCTTTACAGAAACAAGCCTGGTAAAGGGTTATCCTACCACCCAGGCCGGATGGATGAAATTTGATGTCAGTTCGATTCCTGATGGTTCCACCATTAACTCAGTAGAGTTTCACGGGTATGTGAATGCAACAAATTATCCTTATTGGAATATAAACCCTGTCACTGCAAACCCGCTTACTGCTACTCCATCTGCCTTGTATACTGATATTATGGCTGAATCCGCCGCCGGATATTACCTCTACCGCAGCGAAACCAGTACATATGCGCCGGGGTGGAAGACCCATATCCTGGGAGGTGCTGTAAATGCCAATCTACAGTCTGCATTGTCACAGGATGGCTTTACAATTGGGATCATGGATCGCGATAATAGTTCTACCTATTTCATCGGATTCGATGGCTGGAACCAGGCTAATAAACCCTACCTGGTGGTAGATTATACCTATGTTCCTGCTTATACCTGGCTGAAAGTGAATGGACTGGGAACAACCTCCGGAACCATACTTCCCGGGAATAACTTACAGATTCCTGTAGATTTCGACGCAAGTTCTCTGGCGGCTGGAACCTATACTGCCAATATCAGGATCAGCAGCAATGACCCTGATCAGTCCATCATACTGATTCCATGTACATTAACCATTTCTGCAGACCGCAATCTGCAAATTAGCCTTTTTCTTGAGGAGCTTTACCAGGGTGGAGGTTTGATGAGAAAAGCCCAGGATGCTTCGGGAGATCATTTTAATGGGACTGTTGCTGACCAGGTAAACATAGAATTACATGATGCCCTGGATTATAGCAACATCGTCTATACAGCAGGAAATGTAGATCTCAACACCAATGGCACACTTAACCTTCAAATCCCTGCAATCCATTCAGGTTCCTATTTTATAACCGTAAAACATCGGAATAGTATTGAAACAACTACCTCATCCCCTGTAAATTTCTCAGGAAGCACTATCATTTATGATTTTAGTACCGCAATTACCCAGGCTTATGGCAATAATCTGCTGCTATCAGGAGGAAAATTCCTGCTCTATGGAGGTGATGTAAACCAGGATGGAAATGTAGATTCAGGAGATGTGATCGTTTTATTGAATGACGCTTCTGCATTTACAAATGGGTATATTTCGAGCGATGTCAATGGCGATGGACTGATTGATGCTTCTGATATGATTATAGTAGATAATAATGCCAGCCGATTAATTCAGGCTATTTTACCGTAA
- a CDS encoding tail fiber domain-containing protein: MTKSDLGLEFINKLNPVSYTRLNDEKQKTEYGFIAQELEETLQQPWNQKSWHDYKR, translated from the coding sequence ATTACCAAATCGGATCTTGGTTTAGAGTTTATCAACAAGCTTAATCCTGTTTCCTATACACGATTGAATGATGAAAAGCAAAAAACGGAATACGGCTTTATTGCCCAGGAATTGGAGGAAACGCTCCAACAACCTTGGAATCAGAAATCCTGGCATGATTACAAAAGATGA
- a CDS encoding tetratricopeptide repeat protein has protein sequence MKFFKVIVLWIVILFVIILSTRQLSDPDLGFHLKYGRWILENAQVPTVDQSTYTVSENRYIDPHWAFQVFIYACYRVLGYEGLSLLLIVCGLFLASVTLIRYRNFNLPELLSIVLLLFFFLIIESRLILRPEIFSFLFLSLILLILEQYYHRGKKRLFFLPLIMLVWVQVHSLFILGLAGICIFFISLWWKNRKPDWLLFLWMFIAFAACFLNPGHINGVFFPFSLLSRFNSSNIYHQHIAEFKSFFAIDKHTAVEMLFLVFLAATFILYMLTYRKRRLHEWLLLLLSTYLSLVVVRNIPFFAIMNFPVLGESLRDLESVYFSKKQPVKWRFYRSGTLVFSVGLIVIFMSGSGIFRVLNGSFYESDHTNNKAGIGINKYQLPENASEFLLKNKLNGKLLNSLGTGGWLSWKLSQPVFIDGRLEVMNESLYLELMESWNNKLGKLINKHHPRLIVYNYLKYYPWTHQLYQMPDWKLIYLDGLFVVWAEKEYARDIPELIPSTFLGAFRFQQITPERYAAGNPARRAFPDWLSKGRDDSTDFFRNIGMFFLQGGDILSAGICLDEVMARTHGKDIIAAQALSEIKQGRKDKKQVEKAEEKGTQLNRNAAMQYFNRGNELYRQKDLQGAIDSYTLAINLDPFYSKALNNRGNIYALLGNYKIAKRDFDSALTIDPAFADAYLGRGSCKYSLGDRKGALRDWLMAEKLGNLNARRMINLYTK, from the coding sequence ATGAAATTTTTTAAGGTAATAGTCCTGTGGATAGTGATACTTTTTGTGATCATTTTATCAACAAGGCAATTATCCGATCCCGACCTTGGGTTTCACCTGAAATATGGCCGGTGGATACTTGAAAATGCTCAGGTTCCAACGGTTGACCAAAGCACTTATACCGTAAGTGAAAACAGGTATATAGATCCACATTGGGCTTTCCAGGTTTTCATTTATGCTTGTTACCGGGTTCTTGGTTATGAGGGATTGAGTTTGCTGCTCATAGTCTGTGGTTTATTTCTCGCCAGTGTTACATTAATACGATATCGGAACTTCAACCTTCCTGAATTATTATCCATTGTATTATTGCTGTTCTTTTTCCTGATCATTGAATCCAGGCTGATCCTTCGGCCGGAAATCTTCAGTTTTCTATTCCTTTCCCTGATCCTGCTGATCCTTGAGCAATATTATCATCGTGGTAAGAAACGTTTATTTTTCCTGCCATTGATTATGTTGGTTTGGGTCCAGGTGCATTCGCTTTTTATTCTTGGATTGGCTGGCATTTGCATATTTTTCATCAGTCTGTGGTGGAAAAACAGGAAACCGGACTGGCTACTGTTCTTATGGATGTTCATTGCTTTTGCAGCCTGCTTCCTGAATCCCGGTCACATCAATGGTGTGTTTTTCCCATTTAGTCTATTAAGCCGGTTCAATAGTAGTAATATCTATCATCAGCATATTGCAGAATTCAAGTCCTTTTTTGCTATAGACAAGCATACTGCTGTTGAGATGCTGTTCCTTGTATTCCTGGCAGCAACTTTTATTCTGTATATGCTTACCTACAGAAAAAGGAGATTGCATGAATGGTTATTATTGCTTCTTTCGACATATCTTTCACTTGTGGTGGTTAGGAATATACCCTTTTTTGCCATAATGAATTTCCCGGTGCTGGGAGAATCTTTAAGGGATCTTGAATCCGTATATTTTTCGAAGAAACAACCAGTGAAATGGAGGTTTTACAGATCCGGAACATTAGTTTTTTCGGTTGGTTTGATCGTGATATTTATGTCTGGATCCGGAATCTTTCGGGTCTTGAATGGCTCCTTCTATGAATCAGATCATACCAATAACAAAGCAGGAATTGGCATCAACAAATATCAGCTGCCGGAGAATGCTTCAGAATTTCTTCTTAAAAACAAATTAAACGGGAAATTGCTGAACAGTCTTGGAACAGGTGGCTGGTTATCCTGGAAACTTTCCCAGCCGGTTTTTATTGATGGTCGGCTGGAGGTGATGAATGAATCCCTCTATCTCGAACTGATGGAAAGTTGGAATAATAAGCTGGGTAAACTGATCAATAAACATCATCCCCGGCTTATAGTCTATAATTACCTGAAATACTACCCATGGACCCATCAGCTTTATCAAATGCCTGACTGGAAATTGATTTACCTTGATGGGCTATTTGTGGTATGGGCTGAAAAGGAGTATGCCAGGGATATACCTGAATTGATTCCTTCAACATTCCTGGGAGCATTCAGGTTTCAACAAATCACCCCTGAAAGATATGCTGCCGGGAATCCTGCCCGGAGGGCTTTCCCTGATTGGTTAAGCAAAGGAAGGGATGATTCAACGGATTTTTTCCGGAACATTGGGATGTTTTTTCTCCAGGGTGGAGACATTCTTTCCGCCGGGATATGCCTGGATGAAGTGATGGCCAGAACCCATGGGAAGGATATCATTGCCGCCCAGGCGCTATCTGAAATTAAGCAGGGGAGGAAGGATAAAAAGCAAGTTGAAAAAGCAGAAGAAAAAGGGACCCAGTTAAACAGGAATGCTGCAATGCAGTACTTTAACCGGGGGAATGAATTATACCGGCAAAAGGATTTACAGGGAGCCATTGATTCTTATACACTCGCGATCAACCTTGACCCGTTTTATAGCAAGGCCTTGAATAACCGGGGCAATATTTATGCGTTGCTTGGGAATTATAAAATAGCAAAAAGGGATTTTGATTCGGCCCTGACTATTGATCCTGCTTTTGCCGATGCCTATCTAGGAAGAGGTTCCTGTAAATACTCCCTCGGTGACCGAAAAGGAGCATTACGGGATTGGTTGATGGCAGAAAAGCTGGGAAACCTGAATGCCAGAAGGATGATTAACCTCTATACAAAATAA
- a CDS encoding T9SS type A sorting domain-containing protein, giving the protein MKANLHFTTLFIFCLIFMDLHANSCASGLFHDDFTYSTNWQTQGNGQIYIADSACRLENAYCGSYNRVYSVLNRSVSETYWKAECDFTILTENPDGNGTGCVVMALTAGTLDFMSYDITQNYEETYQDGIAVILMSDGSDDNDIDHWYFLIEGKKGIIRSFDLSSVIYANSAQSRYYVRLERLNIGTTQLSIFSDPGFTQHIPGSPVNFDIDPSICRLNTLQHGTITPGMYSRLINATFDNDLVCDDQLNVGTETFLSSFNSINVFPNPGTTVIRLQTDKGDAIPAGTPYRIISLLGKEVSSRIMGIGNQVDISGLSQGLFFLIIQHSRRTFSIPFEKTFP; this is encoded by the coding sequence ATGAAAGCAAATCTTCATTTTACAACCCTATTTATTTTTTGTCTGATTTTCATGGATCTCCATGCCAATAGCTGTGCTAGCGGATTATTTCATGACGATTTCACCTATTCAACAAATTGGCAAACCCAGGGAAATGGACAGATTTATATTGCCGATAGTGCCTGCCGGTTGGAGAATGCCTACTGTGGATCTTATAACAGGGTTTATAGTGTACTTAACAGATCTGTATCAGAAACTTACTGGAAGGCAGAGTGTGATTTTACTATCCTGACAGAAAACCCGGATGGTAATGGAACCGGATGTGTGGTAATGGCCTTAACAGCCGGAACTCTCGATTTCATGTCTTATGACATCACTCAGAACTATGAAGAAACTTACCAGGATGGGATAGCAGTAATTCTGATGTCGGATGGCTCAGATGACAACGATATCGATCATTGGTATTTTTTGATCGAAGGGAAAAAAGGCATAATACGTTCCTTTGATTTATCGTCTGTTATCTATGCAAATAGTGCCCAGTCACGATACTATGTGAGATTGGAAAGACTGAACATCGGCACAACTCAATTAAGCATCTTTTCAGATCCCGGTTTTACCCAGCACATTCCCGGTTCACCAGTAAATTTTGACATTGACCCCTCTATTTGCCGGCTCAATACCTTGCAACATGGAACCATCACACCCGGAATGTATTCAAGGTTAATCAATGCTACTTTCGATAATGACCTGGTTTGCGATGACCAGCTTAATGTTGGGACAGAAACCTTTTTAAGCAGCTTTAATTCCATAAATGTTTTTCCAAATCCGGGAACAACTGTCATTCGGTTGCAAACAGATAAAGGTGATGCCATTCCTGCAGGGACCCCATATAGGATTATCAGCCTGCTTGGCAAAGAAGTAAGCTCCAGGATCATGGGTATCGGGAACCAGGTAGATATCTCCGGTTTATCACAAGGCTTGTTCTTCCTGATCATTCAACACTCCCGCCGGACTTTCAGTATCCCGTTTGAAAAGACTTTTCCATAA